CGATCTCCGCCACAGCCGACGCGCCGCCACCCGATCGGGaccgatggaggaggaggagggctggCTTTCGCCGACGTCAGACGCGTCCTCCAGCTGGAAATTCCGCGCCGACGTCTCCGTCGCTTCCCTCCACGACCTCTGCGGCGGGGAGGGCGTCGAGTGGTGCACGCCCGCAGGGATCGGGGATGGATTCCCGCCGACGTTCAATCTACCGGCGACAATGGAGGAGGAAGGACAGACGAATCTCCAGCCCGAACCGGGATCCGGTAACGCAGCGGCGGCAGTGGCGTCGAGCATGAGCGAGGAGCCCCCCGGCATGAGGGCTGCAGAGAAAGCGTGAGTCGCTCCGTCTCGTAGCCGTATCGccgtctccctcttccctcttccccccCTCCCTCTCCGGCGAGTGGCAGAGTCGTGATAAGACCTCCCTCCGGGGGCGAATTCAGCGACGGAAGGAATCGAAGGCCAGCAGATTCGCCCCCCTTTTCGGTTTTTAGGGTCCGTTTCAGACGATGAAAAGGAGGCAGCGGAGTGACGGTGAGGGGCAATCGCGTAAATAGATGCGACTATGCGGGGGTACGATGGGGAGCGAGCGCAGCCGCCCCCCGCGGCGGGAATTCCGTGTTACGcgcttttcttttatatatatattattatattaatctaTTTCAGCATCACTCGACAagtaataaaaaaacaaaaaaaattattattgatgGTATGATAATTGAATTATATTTATGGAAAATTATAAAGACAATCAGTTGTTAATGCCAATTTTGTTTAATTTCtatttaaaacataaaaaatgtTGTGTTTTTGTAAGAAACTCTATTTTGGTCATTTTGCTTTATcatttgatcttgatttctctcTCTAACTTATATGTGAAACATTCTAATGATCCCTCCGATCATGACATAACTTTGATCATTTTCTCTGTTCCGATTAGTTGACATAGCAAGTAAAGAGATGAATTTTTGAGATCTTAAGCCCAACCAATCGCACAATTTGTGGATTTCATGTAGTTAATAAACTCTTGTTGACTGCTTCTTATTTCATCAGTATATGTTACATTTCATGGCTGCTTATTGAGAAAGTATTATTCCATTAGAATGAACAGTTGTCTTCCTTTGCTGTTCTCTTATTTCATACATAGATTTGTGTTTGCAAATGGCTATTTCCTTTCATCTTCTTCCCTGTTTGATCATGATTGCCATTAAAGCTTGTACAACTTCTTGTTATTTGATGTGTTCAGTCACTATATGCCATGTATCCTATATTTTGACTCTATCCATAAAGCAAAGATTTATAGGCAGTAAAGTATACTGTATGTCTCTCCTTTGTCTGACAAATACCTTTTCCTCTTAAAAATATAATCTGATTGTACAAATGGCCAATTTTCATTCTTGAATTATATCGTTTCATCGATTCTTCTGCTGAAATTTACTTGATTGAACAGTAAGAGAAGACAGTCTTTTGACAATTGTCTTTTGCAGTTCTTGGATGTATTGTTAGAATTTAATTGCTCTTTCTAGTGATCATTTCATGATTCTACTTTTATGACTAGTGAAAGCTAATAAGGTATTTACATTCGAGAAACCATGTTAGATTTCCTCACTAGTTTGGATTTCAAAGATAAGGTGTTGGACTCGATTTGGCTGCAGGAATACAGGTGCCAAGAGTGGACAAAAGAGAACTCGCCAACCCAGGTTTGCATTCATGACCAAAAGTGAGATCGAGCAACTGGAAGATGGCTATCGATGGAGAAAATATGGGCAAAAAGCTGTCAAGAACAGCCCATTTCCGAGGTAAGTCGATTTCTTTCTCGTATGGTTATGTAAACATTCTCTTATGCAATTTAATGTTCTTATTCTTCGTCCCAAATCACCGTAACTTTCATCCAAATGTTCGTTTTTGCATCTAACAGTGGTTAATATGACCAGCTAATATAACATTCAACATCGTATGATTATGCATGAAATGTTATGTTGGTCGCAAATGATTACTCTTATTTTCTCGTTGAATGTATGTGATTATGCATCCACAGTGCATTCCGGACTTGTCTAAACGAGGATGAAAGCATCAGAACTCGGCTGATGACTGCCTCTCATCATTCTTGCAGGAGCTACTACCGCTGCACGAACAGCAAGTGCACCGTCAAGAAGAGAGTCGAGCGCTCTTCACACGACCCCAGCATCGTGATCACCACATACGAAGGCCAACACTGTCACCACACCATCTCCTTCCCTAGCGGCAGCATACACCCTCGCGACACAAGGTCGACATCTGATCGGCTTGCCTTGTCTTCACCACAGCGACATGTGCACCTTCCCACGCATCCAGGCCAGCTCGTGATGTCCGATCCACGGTATGAGGATCCGATCACACCATTCCTGGTGGAGAGAAGCTCATCAGCTCCCACAGACGAGGGTTTGCTAGATGATATTGTGCCATCCGGAATGAGAAGAGGATGAGGAGAAGAACTTGGTACTGAAACTTAATATTCATGTTTGGGTTTGCCTTTTGCTAGAAGATCGAATATACGAGGTTAACACACAACCAGTATCATCTCCATTAACCTGCATTATCTTGTCCTTTCTATGCCCAGTTGAAGCCATGATCAAACatgcagtagtagtagtagtattgCTGTTGTTGGCTTAGCATATAGAAATATATGGAGATGCATGTGTTCCATAAGCTTCTTGTATTTCTTGTGACAATATGGTTTCTTAAAGAAGATTTCAATTGACATGCACCTGCATGCTCCTCatcttgtagttgtcctccttgTTCATTATTATTTGTCTCTTTGATGATACAATTTCTCATGCAGACTCTTTTGAAGTACGATTGTCTTTGTACATGGAGCTTAAATGACTGTTGGACTGACTTCCAAGAGCCAGAAAACGACTTGAGGAGCAGACAGGGTGATCCATGGTCCATGTAGCATGCACTCTATACATACATAGCTGGAGCTTGTGATTTATGCTTGGCAGGTTTTAGGTTATGCCAGACTCTGCTTAACATCATCTGGTAATGAATCGTAGCTTTCTACTCTAATCTCGACTTCTTCTTCTGTTGTCGTAAGAGTGCCTGAGGAAAGAATACTCACATGATCACCAGTCATGGGAAGCACGAGATCTGCTTGTTGATTTGTACCAGGTTCTGCTTGCACCGAGCACTTGAGGGTCGATGCCTTCTTCGTCTGCAGCTCAAAAGTTCCTGCGCAGACATCCCATTCCATGAAGTTCTACAATAATCTCCTCAACGTAGGTGCCATGCGTGCATGCATTCGCATGAGAAGGCATTCATGTAATCTGTCTTCTCGGTTAGGGTTTTATCTGTTTGTGGAAGTTCTACGTAACACTAGTTTGCATGAGATGCATGTGGGTTTTCTCGATTAAAGCGCCGAGGTGAAGTTTCAGTGTAACACTATATATTGGTGTTTaacttatgttctctatcttttgTTTTGGTTCTCTGGCTTTTACAATATCATTATAATAGCGTCTACGAATGAGAAGGCAACATATAGATTCGAAGTTGACATTTAATTTA
The DNA window shown above is from Musa acuminata AAA Group cultivar baxijiao chromosome BXJ2-4, Cavendish_Baxijiao_AAA, whole genome shotgun sequence and carries:
- the LOC103982913 gene encoding probable WRKY transcription factor 57; translation: MEEEEGWLSPTSDASSSWKFRADVSVASLHDLCGGEGVEWCTPAGIGDGFPPTFNLPATMEEEGQTNLQPEPGSGNAAAAVASSMSEEPPGMRAAEKANTGAKSGQKRTRQPRFAFMTKSEIEQLEDGYRWRKYGQKAVKNSPFPRSYYRCTNSKCTVKKRVERSSHDPSIVITTYEGQHCHHTISFPSGSIHPRDTRSTSDRLALSSPQRHVHLPTHPGQLVMSDPRYEDPITPFLVERSSSAPTDEGLLDDIVPSGMRRG